Genomic DNA from Brenneria izadpanahii:
GGCTCAGCGGGTTGTCCGCGTCCGGCATATTGAAAGGAAACTCGCGCTGTAGCGCATTGACCGCATCAAGCCAGACGCCGCGCCGGCGCGGTTCGATCAGCGGCAGCAGTTGCTCCAGCGCCTGTGCGACGTCCGCGTTCAAGGCCACGTGAGGCTGCCTGATTTTGCCCAATTCAGCCGGATCGATATCTATATGAATAATGCCGGCCTGCGGACAGAACTGCTCGGCCTTGCCGATTGCGCGATCGTCAAAGCGCGCGCCCAGCACAATTAACAAATCCGCCTGTTGCAGGATCAGATTGGTTGATCGTGCCGCGTGCATGCCCAGCATACCCAGCGACAGCGGATGATCGGCCGGCATGGCGCCTAATGCCATCAGCGTCATGGTGGTGGGCAAACTGGCGCGTTCCGCTAACTGGATCGCCTGCTGGTGCGCCGACGCGTTGATGACGCCGCCGCCCAGATAGAGTACCGGACGCCGGGCCGCGTTGATCATGGCGGCGGCCTGCTCGATTTTCTGCCGATCGATAGCCGGCGGGGGCGTGTTCTCTCTTATCGGCGGAAGTTCATCCAATTCGATTTCTGCGGTCTGCACATCTTTGGGAATATCAATCCATACCGGACCGGGGCGGCCAGACTGGGCGATGCGAAACGCCTCGGGAATAACGCGCGGCAATTCCCTGATATCCCTGACCAGATAGTTGTGCTTGGTTACCGGTATGGAAATGCCATAGGTATCCACTTCCTGAAAGGCGTCGGTGCCGATCATGCAGGAGGACACTTGCCCGGTGATGCAAACCAGCGGAATGGAGTCGAGTTTGGCATCGGCGATAGCGGTCAACAGGTTGGTGGCGCCAGGTCCGCTGGATGCCAGACACACCGCGGCGCGTCCGCTGGCTCGCGCCATACCCTGCGCCATGAAACCGGCGCCCTGCTCATGGCGAGCCAGTACATGACGGATGGTTTTACTTTGGCCGAGCGCGTCGTAAAGCGGCAGAGCGGCGCCGCCGGGAATACCTGCCACGGTTGTGATGCCCTGTTGTTCAATCAGCCGGATAATCAGCTGAGCTCCTGTATAGCGCATGATCGTATCCTTCATCGGGGCCGGTGCGGGTTTCGGAGCGGGGAAGGCAGAAACAAGAAACCCCGCTCGGCTTGCGCCGGCGGGGTTTGGGAATCTTATCTTGATTCGGACCCGTTACGGCGCGTTGCCGACGACCACCACGACGACCACGCGCACGACGACGACCGCGTCAACGTGCGCGGTGCTTAGTAGTGCTGAAGTGGAAGAGGCGTGTCTCACGGAGTACCTTTATCAAGTTTGGGTGTAAACGGCATTATCTAAACACGTTTAACCGACAGGGAACAAGCCCCAATGTATTAAAAAGATAAAAATCGGCGGCGGCTCACATTTGCTATCACATCAGTTCTTCTTTGCGATCGTCGGATTCGCCGTAGCGGTGCAGTATGGGCGGCGGTAGTCCGTGATAAAGAGAGGCGAGTCCGGCGTTGATAATCTGGTTTTGTTGGTCAAACAGCGAGTTGCCGTGCAGATCGCTTTCGACGATAAAGGGACCGAACGCCTCCGTTTCGAACAGCCACAAGGCCTGGGCGATGCCGAGCTCTTCAAGCCAGAAAACGTCGATAACGCGTTTTATCCCTCGTCCCAGCAGCGCGCCGGTGCCGTAGCCCACCGTGGTCAGGTAGACCGCCCCTGCCGGCGCCAGCACCTGCCGATATTGCTCCAGCGGCATGCCGCCTTTCCCCAGGATAATGTTGCTGCCGCTGAGTTTGATCCAGGCGGCCATCCATTTAGCGAAACGGAAGCTGGCGGTCGCCGTTACGGCGCCGATCTGGTAACCGCCCGCCGCATCCGGCGCGGCGGCGGGCGAACAGTGGAAATTGACGCGGCTGATGGCCGGCAGATCGACCGGCAGCGAGCGGCCTTCGGTCAATATCCGGTTATAGACGCCTTCGCGCGCCGTATAGACCGCGCCGCTCAGGTAAACCACGGTACCTGGGGTCAGACTGGCGAGATCCCGGTCGGAAACCGGCAATGTCAGATAAACAATATTCAGATCGTCGTATTTTCCGGCCATTCAACCGTCTCCCGGCGCATGTAGGGGGTGAACCATAAAGGATTGGTGCGATAGCTTATCGCGCCGCTGGCGTGAATACGCGCCGTTGCGCGGCGCGAAGCCAGACAGAAGGTATGGACGCTGACCGGCATCCCGCCGGTATGGGTGTAGCCGACTTCGATATGGCAATCCGCCGCCATCGACGAACCGCTAAAGCCCATCGCTCCAATGCCCAGCGTATTAGCGAGCGTTTGCAGTTCCAGCTCCAGTTCGGCGATGCGCGGATCGGGATTGCGATCGCCGATAATGCGCAGGCAGGCCGCCTGCTTGCCCAGTTGCATACAGGTATCTTTCGAGCCGCCGATGCCGATGCCCACGATGGCGGGCTGACAGGCAAGCCCCCGTTTGCCGAAGGCGATAAGCGTATCCAGCACAAAACGCTTAATGCCGTTAATTCCGTCGCCGGGGAACAACATGCGATAGTCGGAGCCGAATAATCCCCCCTTATGCACGGTGGTTATTTCGATCCAGTCCGCGTCAGGTTCAAACGACCACTCAATTTCCGGCGCGTTGATCCCGACGTTATTGTTATGCTCGGTCCGCCACAGCGGGTGCACGCGGTTGGGCCGCAGCGGGATGGTTTGGGTCGCTTGCGCGGTGGCCCGGCGGACGGCCCGCTCCACGCCGATAAAACCGCTCTCTACGCTGGCCTCGTTGCCCACTTTGATGTAGTAACGGGG
This window encodes:
- a CDS encoding fumarate hydratase; the protein is MTIAIERIEAAAGEIMKRAAIDIPPDYRQRIQAMRRTESSQLSRFVLDTMIENWQAAGQDRRPMCADTGLPRYYIKVGNEASVESGFIGVERAVRRATAQATQTIPLRPNRVHPLWRTEHNNNVGINAPEIEWSFEPDADWIEITTVHKGGLFGSDYRMLFPGDGINGIKRFVLDTLIAFGKRGLACQPAIVGIGIGGSKDTCMQLGKQAACLRIIGDRNPDPRIAELELELQTLANTLGIGAMGFSGSSMAADCHIEVGYTHTGGMPVSVHTFCLASRRATARIHASGAISYRTNPLWFTPYMRRETVEWPENTTI
- the ilvB gene encoding acetolactate synthase large subunit — translated: MRYTGAQLIIRLIEQQGITTVAGIPGGAALPLYDALGQSKTIRHVLARHEQGAGFMAQGMARASGRAAVCLASSGPGATNLLTAIADAKLDSIPLVCITGQVSSCMIGTDAFQEVDTYGISIPVTKHNYLVRDIRELPRVIPEAFRIAQSGRPGPVWIDIPKDVQTAEIELDELPPIRENTPPPAIDRQKIEQAAAMINAARRPVLYLGGGVINASAHQQAIQLAERASLPTTMTLMALGAMPADHPLSLGMLGMHAARSTNLILQQADLLIVLGARFDDRAIGKAEQFCPQAGIIHIDIDPAELGKIRQPHVALNADVAQALEQLLPLIEPRRRGVWLDAVNALQREFPFNMPDADNPLSHYGLIRAAAQALSDDAIIATDVGQHQMWVAQSYPLRRPRQWLTSGGLGTMGFGLPAAIGAALAEPERTVICFSGDGSLMMNIQEMATAAEAGLNVKIILMNNQSLGLVHQQQELFFQQRIFAADYPYRTNFLAIAAGFGFATCDLNAAEDPCAALSAALNRPGPALIHVLIDANEKVYPMVPPGAANIDMIGD
- a CDS encoding fumarate hydratase C-terminal domain-containing protein yields the protein MAGKYDDLNIVYLTLPVSDRDLASLTPGTVVYLSGAVYTAREGVYNRILTEGRSLPVDLPAISRVNFHCSPAAAPDAAGGYQIGAVTATASFRFAKWMAAWIKLSGSNIILGKGGMPLEQYRQVLAPAGAVYLTTVGYGTGALLGRGIKRVIDVFWLEELGIAQALWLFETEAFGPFIVESDLHGNSLFDQQNQIINAGLASLYHGLPPPILHRYGESDDRKEELM
- a CDS encoding ilvB operon leader peptide IvbL, which gives rise to MRHASSTSALLSTAHVDAVVVVRVVVVVVVGNAP